GGCGGTCCAGGTGCGGAACGGGCCGCCCGAGGCGGTCAGCCAGACCGTCTCGACATCCTCCATGCGCGAGCCGGCCAGCGCCTGGAAGACGGCGTTGTGCTCGGAATCGACGGGCAGGAGGCGTGCGCCGTTGCGGCGCGCCGCGGTCATGACCAGATCGCCGGCGGCGACCAGGCTCTCCTTGTTGGCGAGCGCGACCGTGGTGCCCTGCCCGATCGCGGCGAGCACCGGGGCGACGCCGGCTGCCCCCGAGACCGCCGCCACCACCATGTCGCAGGCCCGTGCCGCCGCCGCGGCGACGGCTTCGGGGCCGGCAGCCGCCTCGATGCCCGAGCCCGCCAGGGCCTCCTTCAGCGCGCCATAGGCGGCGGGATCGGCGACGGCGGCGAAACGCGCGCCCTCCGCCCGCGCGATCCGCGCAAGCTCGGCCGCCTGGCCGTTGGCGGTCACGGCCTCGACACGGAACCGGTCACGGTGACGGGCGACGAGGTCGAGCGTCGAGCTGCCGACGGAGCCGGTGGCTCCGAGAATGGTGAGTGCGCGCATGCCCTCTCCTACCAGATCAGGATGCCGGCTGCGGGATTGGCAAATCCGCCGCGCGCGAGCCCGATCAGGGCTGCGGCGAGCGCGGCGACCAGAAAGCCGTCGAGGCGGTCCATCACGCCGCCATGGCCGGGGATCAGGCCGCCGGCATCCTTCGCCTCGAAGCGCCGCTTGATCGCGGATTCGAGGAGGTCGCCGGCCTGGCTGAGCGCGGCGATCGCCAGCGTCACGACGACGAGGCCGGGACCGACGGGCAGACCGGCGATCCCGACAATGGCGCAGCCGAGCAGAGCACCGATCAGCGTGCCGCCGGCGAAGCCCGCCCAGGTCTTCTTCGGCGACAGGCGCGGCCAGAGCTTCGGACCGCCAATGGTGCGGCCGGCGAAATAGGCGCCGACATCGGTGCCCCAGACGACCGCGAAGAGCCAGAGAATGGCGACGAAGCCATAGGCCGCGTCATCGCGCAGGATGACCGGGCCGGCGACCACGGCCGCCGCGTAGAGCAGTCCGCCGATCGCCCAGCGCGACACGCCGGCGGGCGAGAAGGCGAGCGCGAAGCCGGTGCCGATGCCGAGCGCGATCAGGCCGAAGCCCGGATTGAGGAAATAGCGGATCAGCACGACGGCCGCGACCAGCGCGGCGATCTCGCCGGCGAACAGGACCGGCGGCGCATCGGCATGGACCAGCCGGTTCCACTCGAACAGTACGGCGATGGCCGCGACCAGCCAGAACAGGGCGAACGGCCAGCCGCCGAGCCAGGCGACCGCGATGGCGACCGGAATGAGCGCCAGGGCCGACGCGACGCGTCGCAGCAGGTCCGGATCGGAAAAGGCACCAGCCGGCCGCTGGTCGGGCGTCATGAGCTCAGCCGCCCGTGGCGGTGGCGAGGCCGCCGAACCGGCGTTCGCGCCGGCCATATTCGGCGAGGGCCTCGAGCAGCGCTTCCCGGCCGTAGTCCGGCCAGAGGATCG
This portion of the bacterium YEK0313 genome encodes:
- the cdsA_2 gene encoding Phosphatidate cytidylyltransferase; the encoded protein is MTPDQRPAGAFSDPDLLRRVASALALIPVAIAVAWLGGWPFALFWLVAAIAVLFEWNRLVHADAPPVLFAGEIAALVAAVVLIRYFLNPGFGLIALGIGTGFALAFSPAGVSRWAIGGLLYAAAVVAGPVILRDDAAYGFVAILWLFAVVWGTDVGAYFAGRTIGGPKLWPRLSPKKTWAGFAGGTLIGALLGCAIVGIAGLPVGPGLVVVTLAIAALSQAGDLLESAIKRRFEAKDAGGLIPGHGGVMDRLDGFLVAALAAALIGLARGGFANPAAGILIW